The Rhodococcus sp. B50 DNA window TTCCTGTCGAATGTCGGTTCGTGTCCGGTCCCGGAGTTGCCGAGCGTCACGGTAACGGATGCCGATGCAACCACAACGCCGAACAACGGATCGCGGAGGATATGGCTAAGAAAGACGGGGCAATCGAGGTCGAGGGCCGGGTAATCGAACCGCTGCCCAATGCGATGTTCCGCATCGAGCTGGAGAACGGGCACAAGGTTCTCGCCCACATCAGCGGAAAGATGCGTCAGCACTACATTCGTATCCTTCCCGAGGACCGCGTTGTCGTGGAGCTTTCTCCCTACGACCTCACGCGTGGACGCATCGTCTACCGCTACAAGTAACGAAGCTTCCCCGGCCACACGGTCGGGGAGAATCATGTCGCCGGGCCGGTTTCTGCCGTGTCCGGCGGCGCACATACAGGAGATCGGACTTACGTGAAGGTTCAGCCTAGCGTCAAGAAGATCTGCGAGAAGTGCAAGGTGATCCGTCGTAACGGGCGGGTCATGGTGATCTGCGAGAACCTGCGCCACAAGCAGCGTCAGGGCTAGATCCACCTTCGTCTCGAAGATCTGCTTGGCAACAAGCACGAAGACCTTCCAGCACCAGTCGCGTGGTTACGATCCTCGATCCGTCGAGGAGCTGCGCGATCAACCCCCGGTACGGAGGCCGGGGCCCCACTGTGTTCACGACCTATACAGGTTCACGACCTACACAGTTCTTCGACGCAGGGGACGGGCTGGGAGCAGACCTCCGCACACCGAATAGGAATGCCACATGGCACGTCTCGCAGGTGTCGATCTTCCCCGCGAAAAGCGGATGGAGATCGCACTCACGTACATCTACGGCATCGGCCGTACCCGCTCCAAGGAGATCCTCGAGGCCACCGGCGTCAGCCCGGACCTGCGCAGCAAGGATCTGACGGACGAGGACCTCGCCAAGCTCCGCGAGTACATCGAGGAGAGCTACAAGGTCGAGGGTGACCTCCGTCGCGAGGTTCAGGCGGACATCCGCCGCAAGATCGAGATCGGCTGCTACCAGGGCCTGCGACACCGTCGTGGTCTGCCCGTGCGTGGACAGCGCACCAAGACCAACGCCCGCACCCGTAAGGGTCCGAAGCGCACCGTCGCAGGAAAGAAGAAGTAATGCCTCCCAAGTCACGCAGCACCGGTCCGAAGAAGA harbors:
- the infA gene encoding translation initiation factor IF-1; the encoded protein is MAKKDGAIEVEGRVIEPLPNAMFRIELENGHKVLAHISGKMRQHYIRILPEDRVVVELSPYDLTRGRIVYRYK
- the rpmJ gene encoding 50S ribosomal protein L36, yielding MKVQPSVKKICEKCKVIRRNGRVMVICENLRHKQRQG
- the rpsM gene encoding 30S ribosomal protein S13, which encodes MARLAGVDLPREKRMEIALTYIYGIGRTRSKEILEATGVSPDLRSKDLTDEDLAKLREYIEESYKVEGDLRREVQADIRRKIEIGCYQGLRHRRGLPVRGQRTKTNARTRKGPKRTVAGKKK